Proteins from a single region of Erythrobacter sp.:
- a CDS encoding GGDEF domain-containing protein: MKIGLSEVEGRVLHGLIEEASGDIVIRLDRRGFIIHASGNVADLGYDFDTTLLPPHITDLADADHAAILGDHVGAVLAGEARSGWIEFPAAMPAESIEPSGGLPQPRRWFAISLRPMHDTSDPSDTPDGALCLMRSVQRLRLLEGELYNRAVTDPLTGLANRQAFCASLRRHLASGGGQMIAVFAVDGMRALLLQYGQRTADEVLWGFAKFLETMALPDHELAQLDGERFGVLLPSLNLRSAREWAEDVVQTFSALASPASAKAPQLTASAGIARVECTVDWTLREAESRSAWPGIAGLREAPLDLAR; the protein is encoded by the coding sequence ATGAAAATTGGTCTGAGTGAAGTGGAAGGCCGCGTTTTGCACGGCCTGATCGAAGAAGCCTCCGGTGATATCGTCATCAGGCTCGACCGGCGCGGCTTCATCATTCACGCATCAGGAAATGTTGCCGATCTGGGGTATGATTTCGATACCACCCTGCTGCCACCCCACATCACCGATCTGGCCGATGCCGATCATGCAGCGATACTGGGCGATCATGTCGGCGCGGTTCTTGCGGGCGAGGCGCGCTCGGGCTGGATCGAGTTTCCCGCCGCAATGCCGGCCGAAAGTATCGAGCCATCCGGTGGGCTTCCGCAACCGCGCCGCTGGTTCGCGATCAGCCTGCGCCCGATGCATGACACGTCCGATCCGTCCGATACGCCTGACGGAGCGCTGTGCCTGATGCGCTCGGTGCAGCGGCTGCGGCTGCTGGAGGGCGAGCTCTACAACCGCGCTGTCACCGATCCGCTCACCGGCCTCGCCAATCGCCAGGCCTTCTGCGCCAGCTTGCGCCGCCATCTGGCGAGCGGTGGAGGACAGATGATTGCGGTCTTTGCTGTCGATGGCATGCGCGCGCTGCTGTTGCAGTACGGTCAGCGCACCGCGGACGAGGTGCTGTGGGGCTTTGCCAAGTTCCTCGAGACCATGGCCCTGCCGGATCACGAACTGGCCCAGCTCGATGGCGAGCGGTTCGGTGTGCTGCTGCCGTCGTTGAACCTGCGCAGCGCGCGCGAATGGGCCGAGGATGTGGTGCAGACCTTCTCCGCCCTTGCATCTCCTGCTTCAGCAAAGGCTCCGCAGCTGACAGCCAGCGCCGGAATCGCGCGGGTCGAATGCACAGTCGACTGGACCTTGCGGGAGGCGGAAAGCAGATCGGCCTGGCCGGGCATCGCGGGGTTGCGTGAAGCGCCGCTAGACTTGGCGCGCTAG
- the purT gene encoding formate-dependent phosphoribosylglycinamide formyltransferase yields the protein MSHIATILLLGSGELGREFVIAAKRLGARVIACDSYDEAPAMQVADAREVFSMLDGAALRAAAKKHKPDLIVPEIEAIRTEMLADLEAEGFTIVPSARAAQLTMNRDAIRDLAAGELGLTTSQYGYAESFAEAQAVAERIGYPLVMKPVMSSSGKGQSKVDGPDALEAAWDYAVANMRGDRARVIAEQFIAFDYEITLLTVRHAGGISFCPPIGHRQERGDYRESWQPTAMSAGALARAQDMAAKVVMALQGGGRGWGLYGVEFFVRGDEVIFSELSPRPHDTGMVTLVSQKLTEFDLHARAILGLPVPDTIAVQPAASAVILADRDSDSFAFEGLGDALALGETDVRIFGKPVTRPYRRMGVALARAADAPAAVDLAKQAAAAVRIVYSPEAD from the coding sequence ATGAGCCACATTGCCACCATCCTGCTGCTCGGTTCGGGCGAACTGGGCCGCGAATTCGTCATTGCCGCCAAGCGCCTTGGCGCGAGAGTGATTGCCTGCGATTCCTATGACGAGGCCCCCGCGATGCAGGTGGCAGACGCGCGCGAAGTGTTCTCGATGCTCGATGGCGCAGCGCTGCGGGCGGCGGCAAAGAAGCATAAGCCCGACCTTATCGTCCCGGAGATCGAAGCGATCCGCACCGAAATGCTCGCCGATCTGGAAGCGGAAGGCTTCACCATCGTTCCTTCCGCCCGTGCAGCGCAGCTGACCATGAACCGCGATGCGATCCGCGATCTGGCGGCGGGCGAGCTGGGACTCACCACCTCGCAATATGGCTATGCGGAAAGCTTTGCCGAGGCGCAGGCGGTGGCAGAGCGCATCGGCTATCCGCTGGTGATGAAGCCGGTCATGTCCTCCTCGGGCAAGGGCCAGAGCAAGGTCGACGGACCGGACGCGCTGGAGGCCGCTTGGGACTATGCTGTCGCCAATATGCGCGGTGACCGGGCGCGGGTGATCGCCGAGCAGTTCATCGCCTTCGACTACGAAATCACCCTGCTGACCGTCCGCCATGCTGGCGGCATCAGCTTCTGCCCGCCGATCGGCCACCGGCAGGAGCGCGGCGACTATCGCGAAAGCTGGCAGCCCACCGCCATGTCTGCAGGCGCGCTGGCGCGGGCACAGGACATGGCCGCCAAGGTCGTGATGGCGCTGCAAGGCGGTGGGCGCGGCTGGGGGCTCTACGGTGTCGAGTTTTTTGTGCGCGGCGACGAAGTCATCTTCTCCGAGCTTTCACCTCGCCCGCACGACACCGGAATGGTGACGCTCGTCAGCCAGAAGCTCACCGAATTCGATCTTCACGCCCGCGCGATCCTGGGCCTGCCGGTGCCTGATACCATCGCCGTCCAGCCTGCCGCATCGGCTGTTATCCTCGCCGACCGAGACAGTGACAGCTTTGCTTTCGAAGGCCTCGGCGATGCCTTGGCGCTCGGCGAGACCGATGTGCGGATCTTCGGCAAGCCCGTGACCCGACCTTATCGCCGCATGGGCGTGGCCCTCGCCCGCGCAGCTGACGCGCCAGCCGCAGTCGATCTCGCGAAACAGGCCGCCGCCGCCGTGCGCATTGTCTATTCGCCCGAAGCCGACTAG
- a CDS encoding nitronate monooxygenase, giving the protein MSTYPKTAALMKRGTDFLGCETAILCGAMSWVSERNLVAAISNAGGFGVIACGAMTPELLDTEIAATKALTVKPFGVNLITMHPALFDLIAVCRKHGVTHVVLAGGIPPKGSVEAIKADNSGIKVICFAPTLALAKKLLRSGADALVIEGMEAGGHIGPVSTSVLAQEILPELSADHLIFVAGGIGRGEAIASYLEMGAAGVQLGTRFACATESIAHPDFKKAFFRASAREAIASVQVDPRLPVIPVRALKNKGTEEFTAKQREVAALLDAGEVDMAEAQLQIEHFWAGALRRAVIEGDVENGSVMAGQSVGMVSKEEPAADIIAELMSQCEAALAR; this is encoded by the coding sequence ATGAGCACCTATCCCAAGACCGCCGCCCTCATGAAGCGCGGCACCGACTTCCTCGGCTGCGAGACCGCAATCCTGTGCGGCGCGATGAGCTGGGTGTCCGAGCGCAACCTCGTGGCCGCGATCAGCAACGCGGGCGGCTTCGGCGTGATCGCCTGCGGGGCGATGACCCCCGAATTGCTCGACACCGAGATCGCCGCGACCAAGGCGCTCACCGTCAAGCCCTTCGGCGTCAACCTCATCACCATGCACCCCGCGCTGTTCGATCTGATCGCGGTGTGCCGCAAGCATGGCGTGACCCACGTGGTGCTGGCAGGCGGCATCCCTCCCAAGGGCAGCGTGGAAGCCATCAAGGCGGACAACTCTGGCATCAAGGTGATCTGCTTCGCGCCCACCCTCGCGCTCGCCAAGAAGCTGCTGCGCTCGGGCGCTGATGCGCTGGTGATCGAGGGCATGGAAGCGGGCGGCCATATCGGTCCGGTCTCGACTTCGGTGCTGGCGCAGGAAATCCTGCCCGAACTCAGCGCCGATCACCTGATCTTCGTCGCTGGCGGCATCGGCCGGGGCGAGGCGATCGCGAGCTATCTCGAAATGGGCGCAGCCGGCGTGCAGCTCGGCACCCGCTTCGCCTGCGCCACCGAGAGCATCGCCCACCCCGATTTCAAGAAGGCCTTCTTCCGCGCCAGCGCCCGCGAGGCAATCGCCAGTGTGCAGGTTGACCCGCGCTTGCCCGTCATCCCCGTGCGCGCACTCAAGAACAAGGGCACCGAGGAATTCACCGCCAAGCAGCGCGAAGTCGCCGCATTGCTCGATGCGGGCGAGGTCGACATGGCTGAAGCCCAGCTCCAGATCGAGCACTTCTGGGCCGGTGCCCTGCGCCGCGCGGTGATCGAGGGCGATGTCGAGAATGGCAGCGTGATGGCCGGGCAATCGGTCGGCATGGTGTCGAAGGAAGAACCCGCCGCCGACATCATCGCCGAACTGATGAGCCAGTGCGAGGCGGCGCTCGCCCGATAG
- the purU gene encoding formyltetrahydrofolate deformylase, giving the protein MAESLVLTLACPDRPGITARVTGFLFERGCNILDAQQFNDRAEAGGSDRFFMRVVFDPDGSTAEGLHSDFTGLASEFAMEWKMAAEDRPRRTIILVSKFDHCLVDLIYRWRTGELPIDPVAIVSNHPREAAIRVDIGDIPFHHIPVTPDTKPAAEAQFRALAEETGAELIVLARYMQVFSDEQSAHFAGRCINIHHSFLPGFKGARPYHQAHERGVKIIGATAHFVTADLDEGPIIHQDVERITHADSPEDLVRKGRDIERRVLAEAVRLFADDRVLMNAGRTVVFRG; this is encoded by the coding sequence ATGGCCGAGTCCCTCGTCCTCACCCTCGCCTGCCCCGACCGGCCCGGCATCACCGCGCGGGTCACGGGCTTCCTGTTCGAGCGCGGGTGCAATATCCTGGACGCGCAGCAGTTCAATGATCGGGCGGAAGCCGGCGGCTCCGACCGCTTCTTCATGCGCGTGGTGTTCGATCCCGATGGCTCCACCGCCGAGGGACTGCACAGCGATTTCACAGGGCTGGCGAGCGAATTCGCGATGGAGTGGAAGATGGCGGCCGAAGATCGCCCGCGCCGCACCATCATCCTTGTCAGCAAGTTCGATCACTGTCTTGTCGATCTGATCTACCGCTGGCGCACCGGCGAGCTGCCGATCGATCCGGTGGCGATCGTCTCCAACCACCCCCGCGAGGCCGCGATCCGGGTGGATATCGGAGACATCCCCTTCCATCATATCCCCGTCACCCCCGACACCAAGCCCGCCGCCGAGGCACAATTCCGGGCGCTGGCCGAAGAAACCGGCGCCGAGCTGATCGTGCTCGCCCGCTATATGCAGGTCTTCTCGGACGAGCAGTCAGCGCATTTCGCGGGGCGCTGCATCAACATCCACCACAGCTTCCTGCCCGGCTTCAAGGGCGCGCGGCCTTACCATCAGGCGCACGAGCGCGGCGTGAAGATCATCGGCGCGACGGCGCATTTCGTCACCGCCGATCTCGATGAAGGCCCGATCATCCATCAGGACGTCGAGCGCATCACTCATGCCGACAGCCCGGAAGACCTCGTCCGCAAGGGCCGCGACATCGAGCGCCGCGTGCTTGCCGAAGCGGTGCGCCTGTTTGCAGACGACCGCGTGCTGATGAATGCCGGCCGGACGGTGGTATTCAGGGGCTGA
- a CDS encoding VOC family protein: MIVQRLDHVNIITDRLAETARFYAELLDLEERDGPPPLPPHQVRWMYDGAGNAILHLNSVDCPRAFDRAVAPGSETGAIHHVALRCDAFEEVKARLDARGADYRVNDLSSIGLRQIFTADPNNVLLELNFFAS, translated from the coding sequence ATGATCGTCCAGCGCCTCGACCATGTGAACATCATCACCGACCGGCTCGCCGAGACCGCGCGGTTCTATGCCGAATTGCTCGATCTCGAAGAGCGTGACGGACCGCCGCCGCTGCCCCCGCATCAGGTGCGCTGGATGTATGACGGCGCCGGCAACGCCATCCTCCACCTCAACTCGGTCGATTGCCCGCGCGCCTTTGACCGCGCGGTGGCGCCCGGCAGCGAAACCGGGGCGATCCACCACGTCGCACTGCGCTGCGACGCGTTCGAGGAGGTCAAGGCCCGGCTCGACGCGCGTGGCGCCGATTACCGGGTCAACGACCTCAGCTCCATCGGCCTGAGGCAGATCTTCACCGCCGACCCCAACAACGTGCTGCTGGAACTGAACTTCTTCGCCAGTTAG
- a CDS encoding PQQ-dependent dehydrogenase, methanol/ethanol family — MNLVRWAGSAALLLSAGMLANCSQIFGGAEGEGITTAMLVGADSDSANWISHGRTYSEQRYSPLDGVNRENVGDLGLTWFADMDTARGQEATPLVIDGKLYLTTAWSKVKAFDAATGKALWEYDPKVPGETGVKACCDVVNRGLAAWGDKLFFGTLDGRLVALDRDTGAVAWEKVTVDQSKSYTITGAPRVIDGKVIIGNGGAEFGVRGFVAAYDAEDGEQLWKFYTVPEGGQGEDAPAYLQKAAETWNMDVLGANDAIGGGGTVWDSMAYDPELDLLYIGVGNGSPWNRAYRSPGKDGTGEGDNLYLSSIVAIRPKTGEYVWHYQTTPGETWDYTATQHIMLADMEIDGKVRKVLMQAPKNGFFYVIDRETGKFISAKPYVTVNWATGIDPKTGRPIENPATRVDKTGQPALVTPGALGGHNWHPMAFSPQEKLVYIPAFEAGMMYAPETNWKPDRARGFNVGFSLAGDLPPDGGFRKQVAGALKGRLVAWDPVAQKARWTVEHPGPWNGGLLATGGGLVFQGTTGSEFNAYDAGTGKKLWSFAAQTGVVAPPITYTVNGEQYVAVLAGWGGAYALTVDGDLIDRKAPVRNISRLLVFKLGGKAQLPAVPPLADLPLDPPPSKAGPETIALGQAKYGRYCAVCHGPGAVGSTVLPDLRRAGALESAQAWGAVVHDGILKDNGMASFAGSLSKEEIEAIRAYVIHRANADKALEAGKKIARR, encoded by the coding sequence ATGAACCTTGTGCGGTGGGCCGGCAGCGCGGCCCTTTTGCTGTCGGCAGGCATGCTGGCCAATTGCAGCCAGATCTTCGGGGGCGCAGAGGGTGAGGGCATCACCACCGCCATGCTGGTGGGTGCGGACAGCGACAGCGCCAACTGGATCAGCCACGGGCGCACCTATTCCGAGCAGCGCTATTCCCCGCTCGACGGCGTGAACCGCGAGAACGTGGGCGATCTCGGGCTCACCTGGTTTGCCGATATGGACACCGCGCGCGGGCAGGAAGCGACCCCGCTGGTGATCGACGGCAAGCTCTACCTCACCACCGCATGGAGCAAGGTGAAGGCATTCGACGCGGCGACCGGCAAGGCGCTGTGGGAATATGATCCCAAGGTGCCGGGCGAAACCGGGGTCAAGGCCTGCTGTGATGTCGTCAACCGCGGGCTGGCCGCATGGGGCGACAAGCTGTTCTTCGGCACACTGGACGGGCGGCTGGTCGCGCTTGATCGCGACACCGGCGCGGTGGCGTGGGAAAAGGTCACGGTCGACCAGTCCAAGAGCTACACCATCACCGGCGCGCCGCGCGTGATCGATGGCAAAGTCATCATCGGCAATGGCGGGGCGGAATTCGGCGTGCGCGGCTTTGTTGCGGCCTATGATGCCGAAGACGGCGAGCAGTTGTGGAAGTTCTACACGGTGCCGGAAGGCGGGCAGGGCGAGGATGCGCCTGCCTATCTCCAGAAGGCTGCCGAAACCTGGAACATGGACGTGCTCGGCGCCAATGACGCGATCGGCGGCGGCGGCACGGTGTGGGATTCGATGGCCTATGATCCCGAGCTCGACCTGCTCTACATCGGCGTCGGCAACGGATCTCCGTGGAACCGCGCCTATCGCTCGCCAGGCAAGGACGGAACGGGCGAAGGTGACAACCTCTACCTATCCAGCATCGTCGCGATCCGGCCCAAGACCGGCGAATATGTCTGGCACTACCAGACCACGCCGGGCGAGACCTGGGATTACACCGCCACCCAGCACATCATGCTGGCGGACATGGAAATCGACGGCAAGGTTCGCAAGGTGCTGATGCAGGCGCCCAAGAACGGCTTCTTCTACGTGATCGACCGTGAGACGGGGAAGTTCATCTCCGCCAAGCCCTATGTCACGGTGAACTGGGCCACCGGCATCGATCCCAAGACCGGCCGTCCGATCGAGAACCCGGCGACGCGGGTTGACAAGACCGGCCAGCCCGCGCTCGTCACCCCCGGCGCGCTGGGCGGGCACAACTGGCACCCGATGGCCTTCAGCCCGCAGGAGAAGCTGGTCTACATCCCCGCTTTCGAGGCCGGGATGATGTATGCGCCCGAAACGAACTGGAAGCCCGACCGGGCACGCGGTTTCAATGTCGGCTTCTCGCTGGCCGGCGATCTGCCGCCCGACGGCGGTTTCCGCAAGCAGGTGGCGGGCGCGCTCAAGGGCAGGCTGGTGGCGTGGGACCCGGTGGCGCAGAAGGCGCGCTGGACGGTGGAGCACCCCGGGCCGTGGAACGGCGGCTTGCTGGCCACTGGCGGGGGCCTCGTGTTCCAGGGCACCACGGGCAGCGAGTTCAACGCCTATGACGCGGGCACCGGCAAGAAGCTGTGGAGCTTTGCCGCCCAAACCGGCGTGGTCGCTCCGCCGATCACCTACACCGTGAACGGCGAGCAATATGTCGCGGTGCTGGCCGGCTGGGGCGGGGCCTACGCGCTGACAGTCGACGGCGATCTCATCGACCGCAAGGCGCCGGTGCGCAACATCAGCCGGCTGCTGGTGTTCAAGCTCGGCGGCAAAGCCCAGCTGCCCGCCGTGCCGCCGCTGGCTGACCTGCCGCTCGACCCTCCGCCGAGCAAGGCCGGGCCGGAGACAATCGCCCTGGGGCAGGCCAAGTACGGCCGCTACTGCGCGGTCTGCCATGGCCCGGGTGCGGTCGGATCCACCGTCCTCCCCGATCTGCGCCGCGCCGGCGCGCTCGAAAGCGCGCAGGCCTGGGGTGCCGTGGTGCATGACGGCATCCTCAAGGACAATGGCATGGCAAGCTTCGCCGGCTCCTTGTCGAAGGAGGAGATCGAGGCGATCCGTGCCTATGTCATCCACCGCGCCAACGCAGACAAGGCACTGGAGGCGGGCAAGAAAATCGCCCGCCGCTAA
- a CDS encoding dienelactone hydrolase family protein gives MCDESKLAEWATQTISRRQFGALTGTAALAAGIPAGSPALAEGLALTEKGVSFATPDGTMDGFLVQPAKGKHPAVILWPDIASIRESKRMIARKLASAGYSVLVVNPYYRDVAGEQFADFAAFIAGGGFQKVGPWRGKLNAETIMRDATAIVDWLDQQKGIDTKRGIGTQGYCMGGPFTVWSAAAVPARVKAAASFHGGGLVRTGNPMSPHALLDKVDAHLLIAVAKDDDAKAPTDKVTFADAAKAASVDAKVTVYTGDHGWMVSDSPAYNAAAAGQGEADLLALYKAAL, from the coding sequence ATGTGTGACGAGAGCAAGCTCGCTGAATGGGCGACGCAGACCATCAGCCGCCGCCAGTTCGGCGCCCTGACAGGCACGGCGGCGTTGGCAGCAGGGATCCCGGCTGGCAGCCCAGCTCTCGCAGAAGGACTTGCCCTCACCGAGAAGGGCGTGAGCTTTGCCACCCCGGACGGGACGATGGACGGGTTTCTGGTGCAACCCGCCAAGGGCAAGCACCCGGCGGTGATCCTGTGGCCGGACATCGCCTCGATCCGCGAATCCAAGCGCATGATTGCCCGCAAGCTGGCCAGCGCAGGCTATTCCGTGCTGGTCGTGAACCCCTATTACCGCGACGTCGCGGGCGAGCAGTTCGCCGATTTCGCAGCCTTCATCGCGGGCGGCGGCTTCCAGAAGGTCGGCCCGTGGCGCGGGAAGCTCAATGCCGAGACGATCATGCGCGATGCCACCGCGATCGTCGACTGGCTCGATCAGCAGAAAGGGATCGATACCAAGCGCGGCATCGGCACCCAGGGCTATTGCATGGGCGGACCCTTCACAGTTTGGAGCGCGGCTGCGGTGCCCGCCCGCGTCAAGGCTGCCGCGAGCTTCCATGGCGGCGGGCTGGTTCGCACTGGCAACCCGATGAGCCCGCACGCGCTGCTGGACAAGGTTGACGCCCACTTGCTCATCGCCGTGGCCAAGGACGATGATGCCAAGGCTCCGACCGACAAGGTGACCTTTGCCGATGCGGCCAAGGCGGCCAGCGTCGATGCCAAGGTCACGGTCTATACCGGAGATCACGGCTGGATGGTGTCCGACAGCCCAGCCTATAACGCCGCAGCCGCAGGGCAGGGCGAGGCAGATCTGCTCGCGCTCTACAAGGCCGCGCTCTGA
- a CDS encoding complex I NDUFA9 subunit family protein yields MPTSSPLSGQLVTIFGGSGYFGNYVAQSLLARGARVRLASRKPEKGFALKPLANLGQLQCIPCDITRENHVEAALEGASHVVNLVGVFGGDLDAVMGEAPGTIARVAAAKGVRALVHVSAIGADAGSSAGYARAKAAGEARVLAGFPTATILRPSIVFGKDDNFLNLFGGMIEMLPVLPVFGPQVKLQLVCVDDVAEAVTVALEHPESHGGKTYELGGPEQLSMMEIHERIAAAQGRKRTFIAMPDGLSATFAALPLTPMSRDQWTLLKAGNVVADGALGLAELGITAKPLGLFLDKWMLRYRKHGRFGAANERAKAR; encoded by the coding sequence ATGCCTACCTCCTCCCCGCTTTCCGGCCAGCTTGTCACGATCTTCGGTGGCAGCGGCTATTTCGGCAATTATGTCGCCCAGAGCCTGCTCGCGCGCGGCGCGCGGGTGCGTCTCGCCAGTCGCAAGCCCGAGAAGGGCTTTGCCCTGAAGCCGCTCGCCAATCTGGGTCAGCTGCAATGCATCCCCTGCGACATCACCCGCGAAAACCATGTCGAGGCCGCGCTCGAAGGGGCGAGCCATGTGGTCAACCTCGTGGGCGTGTTCGGCGGCGACCTCGATGCGGTGATGGGTGAGGCGCCGGGCACCATTGCCCGTGTCGCAGCGGCCAAGGGCGTGCGCGCGCTGGTCCATGTCAGCGCGATCGGTGCCGATGCCGGGTCGAGCGCGGGCTATGCCCGGGCCAAGGCGGCGGGCGAGGCGCGAGTGCTGGCGGGCTTTCCCACGGCGACGATCCTGCGCCCCTCGATCGTGTTCGGCAAGGATGACAACTTCCTCAACCTGTTCGGCGGGATGATCGAGATGCTGCCCGTGCTGCCGGTGTTCGGCCCGCAGGTGAAGCTGCAACTGGTCTGTGTCGACGATGTTGCCGAAGCCGTGACTGTGGCGCTCGAGCATCCCGAAAGCCACGGCGGCAAGACCTACGAACTCGGCGGGCCTGAGCAGCTGTCGATGATGGAAATCCACGAGCGGATCGCCGCGGCGCAGGGTCGCAAGCGGACTTTCATCGCCATGCCGGATGGCCTCTCGGCCACCTTCGCCGCACTGCCGCTCACCCCGATGAGCCGCGATCAATGGACGCTGCTCAAGGCGGGCAATGTCGTGGCCGATGGTGCGCTGGGGCTGGCCGAGCTCGGCATCACCGCCAAGCCGCTTGGCCTGTTCCTCGACAAGTGGATGCTGCGCTATCGCAAGCACGGCCGCTTTGGTGCTGCGAACGAGCGCGCCAAGGCCCGCTAG
- a CDS encoding aromatic ring-hydroxylating dioxygenase subunit alpha produces the protein MLSCALDTAGREMMVETLTGTNRSKGITYDELLDMDTHRVPERLREDSPMPPGPTIVDPSIYYSRDFFDLEVERLWKKVWQMACHEDDIPNVGDSHVYDIAHLSFIIVRTAPDEIKAFPNACLHRGRALLTEDAKGLREFRCPFHGWGWKIDGTLKEVPCHWDFPSVSERTHSLPPVKVGRWGGFVFINPDDNAEAFADFLGDIDRHFEPIPFERRYKAVHVAKKLRCNWKVAQEAFMEAYHVVATHPTLLDVMGDANSKYDVFGNLSRAISPNGMLSPHVNPALVAEPLEGAKTFARVRHALSGNIYERLAEDRVKVTARDGRTGIFDHQARHIEGALDHADIQLCDWVGGMLPAGWETLPDHTSSGPIPERRNAMAHEAREKWRASLGDEVDAISDAEFVDTIYYNLFPNISPWGCFNPIFYRFRPYGDNPEECIHEIMFMLPVAQGKPRPAPAKVHWLEFDDDYCDAPELGMLAKVFNQDVVNLPHVQKGMRSIKSKEIVFANYGETKIRHFHKLLTEHLGR, from the coding sequence ATGCTCTCCTGCGCCCTCGACACGGCAGGGAGAGAGATGATGGTCGAAACGCTGACAGGCACCAACCGCTCCAAGGGCATCACCTACGACGAATTGCTCGACATGGACACGCACCGCGTGCCCGAGCGTCTGCGCGAGGACAGCCCCATGCCCCCGGGGCCGACGATCGTCGATCCGAGCATCTATTATTCGCGCGATTTCTTTGATCTGGAGGTCGAGCGGCTGTGGAAGAAGGTGTGGCAGATGGCCTGCCACGAGGACGACATTCCCAATGTCGGCGATAGCCATGTCTATGACATTGCACACCTTTCCTTCATCATCGTGCGCACCGCGCCGGACGAGATCAAGGCCTTCCCCAATGCCTGCCTCCACCGCGGCCGCGCTCTCCTCACAGAGGACGCCAAGGGCTTGCGCGAATTCCGCTGCCCGTTCCACGGCTGGGGCTGGAAGATCGACGGCACCCTGAAGGAGGTTCCGTGCCACTGGGATTTCCCGAGCGTGAGCGAACGCACCCATTCTCTCCCGCCGGTCAAGGTCGGGCGCTGGGGCGGGTTTGTCTTCATCAACCCGGACGACAATGCGGAAGCCTTCGCGGACTTCCTCGGCGATATCGACCGCCATTTCGAGCCGATTCCCTTCGAGCGGCGCTACAAGGCGGTCCATGTCGCCAAGAAGCTGCGGTGCAACTGGAAGGTCGCGCAGGAGGCCTTCATGGAAGCCTATCACGTCGTCGCCACCCACCCGACGCTGCTTGATGTGATGGGCGATGCGAACTCGAAATATGACGTGTTCGGCAATCTCAGCCGAGCGATCTCGCCGAACGGGATGCTGAGCCCGCACGTCAATCCGGCGCTGGTGGCAGAGCCGCTCGAAGGCGCCAAGACCTTCGCCAGAGTGCGCCATGCGCTATCGGGCAATATCTACGAAAGGCTGGCCGAGGACCGGGTGAAGGTGACCGCACGCGACGGGCGCACGGGCATCTTCGACCATCAGGCCCGCCATATCGAAGGCGCGCTTGATCACGCCGATATCCAGCTGTGCGACTGGGTTGGCGGGATGCTGCCGGCCGGGTGGGAAACCCTGCCCGATCACACCTCCAGCGGCCCGATCCCCGAGCGGCGCAATGCGATGGCGCACGAAGCCCGCGAGAAATGGCGCGCCAGCCTTGGCGACGAGGTGGATGCGATCTCCGACGCGGAATTCGTCGATACGATCTATTACAACCTCTTCCCCAACATCAGCCCTTGGGGTTGCTTCAACCCGATCTTCTACCGGTTCCGCCCTTACGGCGACAATCCGGAGGAATGCATCCACGAGATCATGTTCATGCTCCCGGTGGCCCAGGGCAAGCCGCGTCCGGCGCCCGCCAAGGTGCACTGGCTCGAATTCGACGATGACTACTGCGACGCTCCCGAGCTCGGCATGCTGGCCAAGGTCTTCAACCAGGACGTGGTGAACCTGCCGCATGTGCAAAAGGGAATGCGGTCGATCAAATCGAAGGAGATCGTCTTCGCCAACTACGGCGAGACCAAGATCCGGCACTTCCACAAGCTGCTGACCGAGCATCTCGGACGATAG